The following DNA comes from Bos indicus isolate NIAB-ARS_2022 breed Sahiwal x Tharparkar chromosome 3, NIAB-ARS_B.indTharparkar_mat_pri_1.0, whole genome shotgun sequence.
GAGGTggatggactctctagttgtggcacacagacttggTGCCtcgcagcatgggggatcttagttccaggaccagagacagaacccatgtctcctgccttgcaaggcggattcctaaccactggacccctagggaagtccctctagtGAACTCTCTTATGGACTTTCCTGCCAGTTAGCCGTAGCTCACTCTATCAAATTTCCATAACTTCAGACTTCGGAGAATGGAGTTatgatttccttctcttttctcttaaaaagtCCCTAGGATGGTGATTGTGACACTTATCATCATGTATTATGTATTAGCTTCCTGtgactgccataacaaattatcacaaactgggtggcttaaaacaacagaaatttattctctcagagTCCTGAagactagaagtccaaaatcaaggtgttggtatGGCTGCACTCCCTCCAAAGGCTCTGGAGGGAAAacttcttgcctcttccagcttctgatgGTTCCAGGCAAGGATTCTTTAGCTGTGGTTGCAtaactccagtctctgctttcattttcacatgaccttttcccctctgtgtgtatgtctccTCTTCTGTCTTTCGTAAAGACATTTGTCGTGGGTTTTAGGGCTTACCCCACTAATCCAGGTTGAATTCATTTTGAAATCCTTAActttacatctgcaaagaccatctttccaaataaggtcatgttcaTAGATTTCAGGGATAAGGACATGGACAAATCATTTTGAGGGTTCCTTTTCAACCCACTAGATGTTATTTTCTAAGTGAGGAAATGTAGGCTGAGGGAAGTTAAGGGATTACCCAAGGCACATTAGTTCCCCTCTACCACAGAACTCTGCCCACTTGAGAAGGGCATCAGCTTTTATTAAGCTTCATACACTAAAAAAGTCCTGTTAGATTCTTATTATAGGATAACTGGTTCTTGCTGGCCTTATATTTGCATAACTAAAGGGACATCCTAAGACCACCTCTAGGAGGGCTTAGACGCACCTTCCCAAGCATCAGGTTTTACATGCGCCTGACCGAGCATCATGATATTATATTACGTTACCTCATAAAATTATGGCCAACTGTCTAGTTATCTTAAGAATATTAGATAATGGAGGATTGAAATCCATggccttatttttaaatttttatttactgagttattcatttatttttggctgtgctgcatctttgttgctgtgtgggtttttctttttttctttttttttgggtttttctttagttgcagttagagggggctactctccagttacTGTGTGCAGGtttcttgtggtggcttctcttgctgcagaggacaggctctagggtggccaggcttcaacacttgTGGTTCCTGGgttcgagagcacaggctcagtagttgtggtgctcgggcttagttgctccacagcatgtgggatcttcacagaacaggggtcaaacccacctcttctgcattagcaggctgattctctaccattgagccACGGGGGAAGGCCCTCAtggctttcttttaaaagataagttCAACCTGTCTCTGCCCCGCTTTGGTAGCGATTTCCCTGAATAGAATGATACAgactagcttgtgtttcatccctATTATTATTCTCAACTCACCCTCATGTGCCTATTGTGGAATGCAAGGCGGAGGAGGCTGAGAAATAGGAGGTTGAGTAATAAACAGTCTGTTTCATAAATGTCTGTGTAAGAGATTTCAAATCTCCTGTGAAGGGAAGTCTATCAGGTTTTCTCACACTTCAGCTCAGAGATGGCTCCGTAGCTGTAGAGCTGGCCTCATAGGGATTCTTCACCAACTTGGCACACCGAAAAATCATCACTATTAGGAAGAGAAACAGGAGAACaacaaaggcaatggcaaagcCTTTGTCTACATCAACACTGGGCAGGCTTGAGTCATCCATGGGAACACACACCTCTTTACCCTCATCCAACTGTAGCTACTTCCTCAGGAGTATCTTCAGATTTGTCATATTCCTAGACAAAAGAGGATAAAACAAGTTTATTGGcttatatttgtatgtatgtattttttaaaattggggtatgtgtgtgttagttgcttaatcatgtctgactctttgtgaccccatggactgtacagcctgccaggcttttctgtccatgggattttccaggcaaggatactggagtgggttgccatttccttctccaggggatcttcccgacccagagattgaacccaggtctcctgcattgcagtcagatgctttaccatctgagctagtaGCTTGGGgtaatagttgctttataatgttgtgtacaatgaagtgaatcagtcaacccactccagtatttcttgcctgaaaaattccacggacagaggagcctggtgggctacagtccatggggttttgaagAGTAAGGCAGGACTGAGCTCTGCATTGCActgtgtatcccctccctcttggacctcccttccatcgccccccaccccccagcccaccccgctaggtcattacagagcaccatGCTGAGTTCCCCATGTTACACTGCAGGTTTCCACTAGCTACCTATTTtgcacatgatagtgtatatgtgtcaatacCAATCTCCCAACCCAACGCACTCCTCTATGTATGTATTTTCTTAACACTGTTATGTTGAAACCAAAGAGTGTTTCCAAAACATTTAGCAAGATTTATTTAAGAGGTACTCATGAAACTGATAGggcttccttccctggtggctcagacagtaaagaatctgcctgcaatatgggagagctgggtttcatccctggagcAAGGAatctacccactcaagtattcttgctgggacaaCTCCAAGGatagagcctggagagctacagtccatagtgtcgcaaagagtcagacatgactgagcaacaaacacacacacattcacacacacatgacaCTGGTAACATTAGTATAGGTGACCTTCAAGACATAAGCATATGTAAAAGTAGGTGAAATACTCCAAGGCAAGACGTGAAAAATATGTGTAACTCAGAAAACAACTGGGGCTTCCTTGCTCTGTTAAATCCCAGTACAATTGTCTTGAACACCCCAATTCTGTGTTAAGTGCAAACCACTCtctaatattttttcaaattctgaGTACTTACTGTAATTAATTTATTGTGGTGTCAACTTACTAGGTATAAacataattgttttcttttttcttttttttgttttattttttctaatcacTATGTTTGTGCTGTCATTCCTGTCTCTTAATGAAAAATCAGGTACATCCCAGAAGCGATCAAGTTATTAAGTCCACCatcaaaacaatattgaaaagaaaGTCAGAGGACTCTCTCTTCTCAACTTCAAAACTCAccataaagctacagtcattaaaatAGTGTAGTATTGGCATAAGAATAGACATACACATCAATGGAATAGAAGTGAGAGTAcagaaataaacatatatgtattgtCAACTGATTTTTGAGAAGAGTGTCAACACCattcaataaggaaagaaaacaaatggtaCTTGGAAAACTGGATGCCCAtgtttgctcagtcacttcagtcatctctgactctttgtgaccctatggattgtaacctgccaggctcctctgtccacgggattctccaggcaaaatactggagtgggttgccatgccctcctccagaggatcttcctgactcagggattgaatccacctcccctgtgtctcctgcattgcaggggaattctttacccactgagccacctgggaaacctggaaAACTAGATAGTCATATGCAAAAGATTGAAGTTAGCCACTTACCTCACcccatatataaatattaactcaaaacagatcaaagacacaaatgtaagagctaaaactgtaaaattcagagaaaaggaataaattttCATAGCATTGGATTTGGTAAAGGATTTTAAGATATGACAacagtaagagaaaaaaagataaattggacttctTCAAATTTAAAACTCTTGAGCTTCAAAGGACAcaatcaagaaagtaaaaaaaccccacacaatgggaaaaaatctttgaaaatcttATATCTGATAATGGACTTGTATTTAGAATATCTAAAGTATTTGTACAACTAAATAATAGGAAGacaaataactcaattaaaaattagacaaaggatctgaatagatatttctctaagGAAGatttacaaatggccaataagacatgtaaagatgctcaacatcattagtcatgagGAGTTACTAAAGAACAGGCATAAGGTTTCAGTGAAGTAAGAGGAATAAGCTCTAGATATCTTCTGTATGACATTGTATGTATAGTTAATGATAATCTATTGTACACTTAattctttggcaatgccaaagaatgctcaaactaccacaaaattgtactcatctcacatactagcaaattaatgctcaaaattctccaagctaggattcaacagtatgtgaaccgtgaacttccagatgttcaagctggatttcctctgctgaaaatgcagaggaaccagagatcaaattgccaacatccactggatcattgaaaaagcgagagagttctagaaaaacatctacttctgctttattgactatgccaaagcctttgattgtgtggatcacaacaaactggaaaatttcttaaagagatgggaataccagaccacctgacctgcctcctgagaaatctgtatgcaggtcaagaagcaagagttagaactggacatggaacaagagactggttccaaatcaggaaagggagtatgtcaaggctgtatattgtcaccctgcttctttaacttatatgcagagtacatcatgagaaatgctggactggatgaagcacaatctggaatcaagattgctggaagaaatatcaataacttagatatgcagatgacaccatccttatggcagtaagtgaagaactaaagagcttcttgatgaaagtgaaagaggagagtgaaaaagttggcttaaactcaacattcagaaaactaagaccatagcatctggtcccatcacttcatggcaaatagaaggggaaataatgaaaacagtgacagactttatttgggggggggtcCCAAAATcaatggatggtgactgcagccatgaaattaaaagacgcttactccttggaagaaaagttaagacaaacctagacagcatattaaaaagcagagacattactttgccaacaaaggtctgtctagtcagagctatggtttttctggtaatcatgtatggatgtgagagttggactataaagaaagctgagcaccgaagaattgatgcttttgaactgtggtgttggagaagactcttgagagtcccttggacagcaaggagatccaaccagtccatcctaaaggagatcagtcctgaatagtcattggaaggactgatgctaaagttgaagctccaatactttggccacctgattcgaagagcttactcatttgaaaagaccctgatgcttggaaagattgagggcaggaggagaaggggacgacagaggatgagatggttgtatggcaccaccaactcaatggacatgactttgagtaaactccgggtgttggtgatagacgggtaagcctggcatgctgcagtccatgaggttgcaaagagttggacacaactgagtgactgaactgaactgattgtacacttaaaaatttgttaagaAGGTAGATTTCACATTAAGTGTTCTaactgtaataaaataaaatttgaaaaaagaaagaaaagaaattggctAAAGCAGCCTGTGGCAGTAGAAAAGAAGGCAGAGTTGAGATTGCACTGAATGAgggggattttaaaaatatatatatttttatcatttattcatttggctgggtcttagttgtggcatgtgggatctagttctctgccTGGGgttcaaacctgggccccctgcactgggagcttgaaGTTcctaccactggaccaccagggaagtcccaaggggaatttttttctttttcttgaggaccAGGTATGGATACAGATAGGGACCAGCCTTAGcggggggtcacaaaaagaggaTCTAAGCCGAGAGGGCTTCCTGCTAGGATAAAATTATCTTAGAAAATGGCTGGAGGTGAACTTGGATTCAGCATTAGAATGACCAGAGTAGAAATATTGACCTGAAGGGATCTACAGTTAGATAACCCTAGTAGAGAATTTCTGAGGAGCtcatgaaaaaggagagaaagggccCTAAACAACATTCAAgcctagagagaaaaaaagatgccaatagatttgttttgaaaaatggtTTGGATCTTTAGGAGAGGTGTGCCTGTgtgcttattgttgttcagttgcttagttgtgtccaactctttgtggccccttggacttcagcacaccaggcttccctgtccatcaccatctcccagagcttgctccaactcatgtccgttgagtcagtgaggccatccaaacatcttgccctctgtcttccccttctcctcctgccttcagtctttcccagtatcaaggtcttttctgagttggctcattgcatcaggtggccaaagtatcggagcttcagctttagcatcaatccttcttccaatgaatattcagggctgatttcctttaggatggactggtttgatctccttgcagtccaagggactctcaagagtcttctccaacaccacagcacaaaagcgtcaattctttggcgtttagccttctttatggtccaactctcacatccatacaagactactgaaaagccataactttgactatgtggacctttgttggcaaagtaatgtctctgttttttaatagctgtctaggtttttcatagcttttcttccaaggagcaagcatgagcgctaagtcgcttcagttctgtctgattctttgtgaccctttgggctgtagcccgacaagctcttctgtccatgggatttttcaggcaagaatactggagtgtgttgccatgctctctcctaggggatcttcctgacccagggatcaaaccgttgtctcctatgtttcctgcattggcaggtgggtcctttaccactaacaccacctgggaagtccttggagagatgtagaaaaagctgctgctgctgctaagtcacttcagtcgtgtccgactctgtgcgaccccatagacagaagcccaccaggctcccccgtccctgggattctctaggcaagaacactggagtgggttgccatttccttctccaatgcatgaaagtgaaaagtgaaagtgaagtcgctcagtcatgtctgactcttagcaaccctgtggactgcagcccaccaggctcctctatccatgggattttccaggcaagagtactggagtggggtgccattgccttctccgagagaaagctaaaatactgttttgttttgttttgactgcACCAGACAGCATGTGGGCTTTTAGTTTCccaacgagggatcaaacctgtgctccctgcagaagtgtggagtcttaactactggaccaccagggaagtcctaaaatatTGTTTTGTAAAAGAttagctggggacttccctggtggtgccatAGACAAgagtctgcctgacaatgcagaaaatgtgggtttaatccttggtgtgggaagattccaccatgccctggagcaactgcattcatatgccacaactactgaaccctggttctagagcccatgagctgccactactgagccacaactactgaagcacaAGTATCTtacagcccgtgctctgcaacaagaggagccactgtcaggagaagcctgcacactgcgaTGAAGAGCGTAGCTCCTTctccccgcaactagagagccAGTGAAAGCAatgatgacccagcacagccaaaaatcaataaattttaaaaattaaaaataaattagttgaCATGGTGGGAAGCTGAATTGCTCCATGAAATAGCATCAAGAATTGTGTTCCTAATGGGCAGAGTTGTCCGTTGGCAGAGAATTgtaaggttgttgttcagtcgctcagtcgtgtctgactctttgcaaccccatgggctgcagcacgccagtcttccctgtccttcaccatctcctgaagcctgctcaaactcatgtccattgagccagtgatgccatccaactatctcgtcctctgttgtcccctgatGACGAGAGAAAAACTAATCTGGTAGCTGGAAAATGTGGGAAAATTGGTAGATATTTGTACCATTTTAAGATCTATATCTCACTTATATATGTATTGCATTCTTTATGTGTCATCCTTTCTACAGTGCTCTTTCAGAGCAAGGACATGTGTATTTTTGTGTTCCACATTTCAGTGGCTTATcactaggtggtgctagtggtacaggCTACGTAAgagtcttgggtttgatccctgggtcaggaagatcccctggaggagggcatggcaacccactctagtattcttgcctggacagaggagcctggcaggctacagtccatgggttgcaaagagttggacactactgaagcgacttagcacatatcaCTCTACCTCTGTTAATATCCTTTTGGGGCTACTTCCAAAGTATGTCTCAAATCCATTCCCTTTTCTTTACCCCTGTGGCCACCATTGTGCTCTAGGCCATCAAATGGCAAAcacctgcaaatattttctgattttccgaAAACATTCTTAGTCTCCTCCCCAAACCGCAAAGCAATCTTTAATAAATGTAATTCAATCAGTCTTCTGATTAAAATATTACAGCATCTGCCTACTGTCTTCAGTGGGTTACCAAGGCTGTCCACGATTTGGTCTCACCTTGTTTCTTGCCACTCTTCCTTGTACATTTTTACCCAGCAATGCTGGACTTGTCACAGCTCTATGAGTTTTGCATGATCCTCCTTTGCCTCcctcggagagggcaatggcacccaactccagtactcttgcctggaaaatcccatgggtggaggagcctggtaggctgcgagtccatgggctcgctaagagtcggacacgactgagcgacttcactttcacttttcactttcatgcattggagaaggaaatggcaacccactccagtgttcttgcctagagaatcccagggacgggggagccttggtgggcttctgtctatggggtcgcacagagtcggacacgactgaagtgacttagcaacagtagcagcagccttTGCCTCCAGGCCTTTTCCATTAACATTATCTTTGTATTACTCCCATCCTTCTATGTTCAACTTTTAGGCCTTAGCTTAAATGTCAATTTCCTAGGGAGATATTCTAGTAACATTCACTATAGTTTATTTCAATTActttaatttctgtcttttctgatAAAATAGTAATTCTACATGAGACTAAGGGCCctatataatttgtttttatccTAAAAGTCTGGGATATATTAGATGTTCAACAAGTATCTGTCCAATGAATGATATAGTACTATACTTTGCAAAAGTGAGCATGTAAAaatgttggttgaatgaatgaatgactttgaGAATGTGGCATTGAAAGAAGAAGACTGTTGCTGATCTAAAAGAATAGTGGTAGCAGAGTGATAAAGAAGGAGTCCAGACTTTTGTGGATTAAACAACAAAAGGCAGTGAGGAAATGAAGACACCaagattttaaatcatttatgaGGAGCTCAactaggaaagaaagaagtagaatAGCAGCCAAAAGCCTAATGAAGAATCAAACAAGGGATTCCTTTTCAAAGGCAGAATAGAAAGGTATCAGGTAGGATGTGTtg
Coding sequences within:
- the CTXND2 gene encoding cortexin domain containing 2 — encoded protein: MDDSSLPSVDVDKGFAIAFVVLLFLFLIVMIFRCAKLVKNPYEASSTATEPSLS